The DNA window CATCCAGCGGCAATCGCACCAGGGCGTCGATCGCCGAATAGTCGAGCCCCTCCCAGCGAACCTTGGCTTGCGAAGCCGTCGCGAACCGCCCGTCGTCGAGCGTCGCATGGACCGCGCCAATGAAGCCGAAGCGCGACAATAATTGCGGCAACACGGGTGACAGGCCGAATCGCCGCCGGCCATAAACGCGCGGCGCCTGGCCGAGCAGATCCTGGTAGGTGCGAACTCCGGCCTGAAACTCGGTCAAGGTTTCTTCAAGCGGCAACAGCGGCAGCTCGCGCTCGCTCTGCTCTCCGCCGACCAATGACACCGTTTGATGGTCTAGCGCCACGCGCAACGCGACCAAGGTTTCTGGCGCGGCTTCGGCCAAATGCGCCAGGGTGTCCCCCGAGATCAACAAGTTCTGCGGAACATCACCGCCGAGCTGCGTGCGCAAAGATTCGCCAACCGTGGTCGGCGCGACTAGCGTCAGGTCGATCAGGAAGGCGTCGACCGGATAGAAGCGCTCACGCGCTTCGACCAGCACCTCGAAGCTATTTTGCAAATGACGCCGTGTCGTCTCGGCATCGCCGGCCACGCAGGCTCGCGCCGCGGCCAACGCCTCGTTCTGCAGGTGGACCTCGTCGATATTGCTCATGTAGCGCATCTGCCGGGTGAGCAATTCCACGGCCAGGTAACCGTAGCCGAGCGCCAGAAAGTCGGCCGTCAATTTCGGGTCGAGCGTGGGTTGCTCGTCGAGCCCCGCGAGCGCTGCCGAAACGATATCGCCTCGGCGCGTCAGCTTCCGTACGACGTGCGCCCCTTCACCCGTGGCGCGCGATACCCATCCGGCCAATAGCTGCGATTCGCTGGTCGAGGGGATCACGATCAGCCGCCCCGCGAGCGCGTCGGGCGGACCATCGGCACGGTACCAGGTCGGCAGCCGACCGGTCGTGGCCAGTAGCGCCGGGTGCCAGAGCGCGGACCAGGCGGCCAGCAGACCCTCGGCCGATGCCCCCTCATAATGCGTGGGAAAATCCTCCAGGCTATGACAAGGCAGGAGGACGCAGGCTTCTTCAAATTTCATAGGGGCAATGAGTTCGGGCGAACGGCCCGAGAGCGGTCAGGGGTGCGGCGGCTGGGAAGTCCACGATAGCCCGCTCGCCAGGGGAAGTCGAGCCGGCGCCGGCTGGTCGTTGGCCGCAGAACCGGCGCTCCATCCGAACCCTCGGAGTAATGACGGAAGGGTACGGCCAGTTCGTGGTAATTTTCACGATCCAGGCTCTTGCGACGTCCCCAAATCTGGTTGACACTAGTTTATGTAACTCGATAATTAGGCTTGGAATAGGGCAGGCGACCCCCGCGTTCCCATCATGGCCTTTTTCAGGCCCGGGTTGCCCAGCAGAAGGGCCTGATTCGGCCCGGCGGTCCAGAGCGAGGAAGATTGGCATGGCCAGAAGTGATGCCGTTTGGGGTATCGATATCGGCCAGTGCGCGCTAAAGGCGCTGCGCTGCCGCCCAGGGTCCGACGCGTCGCAAGTCGTGGCCGAGGCATTCGACTATATCGAATATCCCAAGATCCTCAGCCAGCCTGAGTCGGATCCCGTAGCGCTGGTTCAAGAAGCGATCGCCCAATTCCTGTCGCGCAATAGCGTGCGCGGCGATCGGGTGGCGGTTTCGGTCCCCGGTCAAAGCGGCCTGGCGCGGTTCATCAAGCTGCCGCCGGTTGAATCGAAAAAGATTCCCGACATCGTCAAGTACGAAGCGCGGCAGCAGATCCCATTCGCGCTGGAAGACGTCGTCTGGGATTACCAGAAGATGGTCGGCGGCAGCGAAGAAGAAGGCTTTGCGCTCGAGACCGAGGTCGGCCTGTTTGCCATGAAGCGTGATCAGGTTTATCGCGCGCTGAAACCGTTCATCGATGCCGGCATCGAAGTCGATTTCGTACAACTTACGCCGTTGGCGCTCTACAACTTCATCGTCTTCGATCAAATGCAGGATCTGCCGGCCCCCAGCGAATACGATCCCGACGCTCCTCCGCCGTCGACCGTGTTGCTCTCGCTCGGCACCGACTCCACGGACCTGGTTGTCACCAACGGCTTTCGCGTCTGGCAGCGCAGCGTGCCGATCGGCGGCAATCACTTCACCAAGGCGCTGACTAAGGAGTTGAAGCTCACCTTCGCCACGGCAGAACATCTGAAACGTAACGCCGCCAAGGCCGAGGATCCCAAGGCGCTGTTCCAGGCCATGCGTCCGGTGTTCAACGATTTGCTGACCGAAGTGCAGCGCTCGATTAATTTTTTCTCGACTCTTGATCGTCGCGCCAAGATCGGTCGCGTGGTGGGGCTAGGGAACGCGATGAAGCTTCCCGGTCTGCAGCGCTATCTGGCACAAAACCTGGGAAATGATTTCAGCCGCTTGGAGAGCTTCCGTGGGCTGACCGGTCCCGCGGTCGTCGACGCGCCGGCCTTCAAGGAAAACGTGGCCAGCTTCGGCGTCTGCTACGGCCTGGTGCTGCAGGGCTTGAAAGAATCGGCCATCCGCACGAACCTCTTGCCGCGCGAGATCATGAAAGATCGCATGATCCGCGCCAAGAAGCCGTGGGCCGTCGGCGCCGCGGCCGCGCTGTTGTTGGGCTGCACGGTCAGCTACTTCGGCTATTGGCGCGCTTGGAACGCGGTGCTGCAGCCAAATTATTTTGCCCCCGCTGTGGCCCGGGCTGGCGAAGTGGTGACGCGTGCCCGCGGCTTCGAATCGAGCTACACCAAGTCCAAAGAGGATTACAAGAAGACCAGCGACGTGGGGCAGAGCCTAGTCCCGTCGGCTGAGCGGCGCGAGCGCTGGCTCGAGGTCTGGAAGGCGCTGAATCTCGCCTTACCCGTGGACGAAGGAGAACTCCCGGCCGACGTCACGAAGCGGAAGTCATTGAATATCTTGTCGATTCAGGCGCAGCATCTGGATGACGTGGCGCCGTGGTACACAGCGATCCAGGAATTCGATAAGCCTGAGCTGACAACGCCCCCGCCCGCGCCTCCGGCAGCGCCGGCAGCCGAGGCCGCGCCGGCTGGTGAAGGGGGCGAGCCCGCTCCTCCTGCTGCCGAACCGCCCCCGGCCGAAGCGGCGGCGCCGGACCCTGGCACCGGCCCCACCGGCTCAGGTTGGGTCATTTCGCTGCGTGGGTATCACTATCACAATGACAAGGTCCATCTCGAGACGAGCAAGGAGAGCTACGTACGGCAGACGCTGATCAAGAATCTCAAGGCGGCAAAGATTTCGATTCCCGAACAGGATCGAAAAGAGGGGGGCCCGATCGAGATCGATCTGAAAGAACTCGGGCTGGCCTTCCCGGTCGTGGTTCCCGCCAACGGTGCCCGTACGTACGAATGTTCCTG is part of the Pirellulales bacterium genome and encodes:
- the pilM gene encoding type IV pilus assembly protein PilM yields the protein MARSDAVWGIDIGQCALKALRCRPGSDASQVVAEAFDYIEYPKILSQPESDPVALVQEAIAQFLSRNSVRGDRVAVSVPGQSGLARFIKLPPVESKKIPDIVKYEARQQIPFALEDVVWDYQKMVGGSEEEGFALETEVGLFAMKRDQVYRALKPFIDAGIEVDFVQLTPLALYNFIVFDQMQDLPAPSEYDPDAPPPSTVLLSLGTDSTDLVVTNGFRVWQRSVPIGGNHFTKALTKELKLTFATAEHLKRNAAKAEDPKALFQAMRPVFNDLLTEVQRSINFFSTLDRRAKIGRVVGLGNAMKLPGLQRYLAQNLGNDFSRLESFRGLTGPAVVDAPAFKENVASFGVCYGLVLQGLKESAIRTNLLPREIMKDRMIRAKKPWAVGAAAALLLGCTVSYFGYWRAWNAVLQPNYFAPAVARAGEVVTRARGFESSYTKSKEDYKKTSDVGQSLVPSAERRERWLEVWKALNLALPVDEGELPADVTKRKSLNILSIQAQHLDDVAPWYTAIQEFDKPELTTPPPAPPAAPAAEAAPAGEGGEPAPPAAEPPPAEAAAPDPGTGPTGSGWVISLRGYHYHNDKVHLETSKESYVRQTLIKNLKAAKISIPEQDRKEGGPIEIDLKELGLAFPVVVPANGARTYECSWENKLEAGDAGGDADGVPGQPKLIPAPRFDFVVELCWLDEPPKEEPPPGAEGAPAEGTEEAAPAAAAPPAAVAPATPAAPAEGAPAEAAPGGEQPMPPAGEAPAAPAGDSPPPAGAAPAEDNPAAPAAAAPNP